The DNA window GTTTCGTGCTTGCGCACGCCGCCGCCTTCCTTACGCCAATAAACAACCTTGACCTGCTGGCCGATCTCGAATCTGCGCTTCATGATCGTGAATTCGATCAGGTAATCGAATCTTTTGCCGTTGACCGTTTCCACGACGTCGCCGGCCTGGAGACCGGCCAGGTCGGCCGGACTGGCGGGCTCCACATATGTCACGAACAGGCCGTCGGTGAAACCGAGCTTGTACGGCGCCTTGTGAAATCCGTTGATCACGTCTATGTTTTCCGAGCGCTCTATCAGGTCGGCGCCGAACCAGGCGACGCGCTCGTCGCCCGCGATTATCTTGTCCGCAACCCGAAGCACCTCGTCAATGGGAACCGCAAGGTTCAGGTTGATGCCGGACGTGCCGTAAACCATCCCGAAAATGTTGCCGTTGACGTCCGCAAGCGCGCCGCCCGTAAAAGTCAGCTCGAAGTTTGCGTCGAACTGAATGAACTCTTCGGTCGGGATATCGCTTCCGATGGTGCGCTTGCGTATCGCGCTGACCACGCCCTCGGTCGCGAAAGTATCCTTCGCGTTCAACGAGCGGCCCACAACCGCCGCGGGCATACCCAGCCTGATTTTGTCCGAAGGTAGGAAGCTGGGCTGGGGCAGCTTCAGATTGCCAGGTATCTCAAGTTCGAGAACGGCGACGTGGAAAGTCGAGTTTTCTCCCAGAAGCTTGGCCGGGAACGAGCGCCCGTCGGACAACTCCACCCTGCCAAACTCCATGTACTCGGTGATATCGTCGCATGTCAGAACGTACTTGCCCTTGTACAGAATACCGGAGCCGTAAAGCCCGTAAGTAGGGCGCGCGCCGCGAAAAGCATCGTAATAGAGGTAATCGCTGCTGGTCCGCGGCTTGTCGAACCTGGTTTCAACCGACACGACAACGGGCGCAAGTTTTTCGGCGGCGCCGTGCACCGCCTTCACAAGATCCCACTTGTCCGTCGCGCCGCTTTGGGCAAAGGCCGCACCTGCGCAAAAGCTCATAAACAGCGCCGAAAACAGCGCACAGCTCCAAACTCTGCACATACCGTATACCTCCCGTGGAGGAACCTAGTAGCTCTGGGCGAAGACCGCGCGCCTGCGCGCGGGCCTGCCGCTCCAAAAGCATTCCATATTAGCACTTTCGACCGGGTCAAGCAACACGCGGAGAGTGGCGGAAGTTCTTTCTTTAATCTCGATTTCCTCCGCCGCGCCGCCTCCCCAATTTACCAGTGCAAATCCCTTGTTTCCGCAGACGACATCCTCGAATTCCTCCCGGCTGGACACCGGAATCGTTCGAGCCGAAAGGTCCGCCGCGCTGGCCTGCCGGAGCTTGGCCTGCGCTTCTTCCAGCCGATTGACGAACTCGTCGGGGTTGAAGTTCAAATCGTCGAAATTGACAGGAATGAAGCCCTTCTCGCCCGTCACCCGCTCGACAACCTTTACCGATTCGTTCTCGACGTCTTTGGGGCCCACCTCGATGCGCAGGGGCACGCCCATCATCTCGTACTGATTGAACTTCCATCCGGGCGACTGCTGCTCGCTTGCGTCCAGCTTCACCCGGAGCCGCTTTCCGAACGCCTCGACCCTGCCGAGCGCCTTGGCCAGCATCTCCGCTTTTTCAAGCACCAGCGCCTTCGTCTTTTCGAATATAATCGGAACGATCACCACCTGTATCGGCGCGACCTTCGGCGGCAGCCGCAGCCCCGCGTCGTCGCCGTGCATCATGATGAGTCCGCCAACGATGCGCGTGGAAATCCCCCACGAGGTCTGCCAGACGTATTTCTCGACGTTGTCGTCGTCCAGGAACTTGATGTCGAAGCCCTTGGCGAAGTGCTGGCCGAGGTCGTGGGACGTCCCGCTTTGCAGCGCCTTTCCGTCGGGCATCATCGCCTCGATCGTGTAGGTCGTGTCAGCGCCGGGGAACTTCTCGCTGTCGCTCTTCGGCCCAGCCAGCACGGCCATCGCCAAATCCTCTTCCGCGAACGCTTTGTACACGCCGAGCATCTTCAGCGCTTCTTCCTGCGCTTCCTCATGCGTGCGGTGCGCGGTGTGGCCTTCCTGCCAGTGGAATTCGGTCGTCCGCAGGAACGGTTTGGTCTTCTTCTCCCAGCGCACGATGTTCGCCC is part of the bacterium genome and encodes:
- a CDS encoding serine protease; protein product: MCRVWSCALFSALFMSFCAGAAFAQSGATDKWDLVKAVHGAAEKLAPVVVSVETRFDKPRTSSDYLYYDAFRGARPTYGLYGSGILYKGKYVLTCDDITEYMEFGRVELSDGRSFPAKLLGENSTFHVAVLELEIPGNLKLPQPSFLPSDKIRLGMPAAVVGRSLNAKDTFATEGVVSAIRKRTIGSDIPTEEFIQFDANFELTFTGGALADVNGNIFGMVYGTSGINLNLAVPIDEVLRVADKIIAGDERVAWFGADLIERSENIDVINGFHKAPYKLGFTDGLFVTYVEPASPADLAGLQAGDVVETVNGKRFDYLIEFTIMKRRFEIGQQVKVVYWRKEGGGVRKHETLVTILPTPESLEEASEKPAASSSRGGLPPGHP
- a CDS encoding proline--tRNA ligase; its protein translation is MFAPPFVHAERDAPNRVQVQRPSVGPWPPQLDWIHSKRHPRLDFTILEVRAAHRRNSGRCPQENLCPFPPALGIVFAPVSAEHSRGAGVFRFPELLVAKQQEEKKFITKRSENLSEWYVDVVLGCGLADYAPVKGCMVIRPYGWAIWESVKEHLNARIIATGHENAQFPLLIPESFLKKEAEHVEGFAPQVAWVTVGGDEELSEKLAIRPTSEAIICHMYSKWINSYRDLPVLINQWANIVRWEKKTKPFLRTTEFHWQEGHTAHRTHEEAQEEALKMLGVYKAFAEEDLAMAVLAGPKSDSEKFPGADTTYTIEAMMPDGKALQSGTSHDLGQHFAKGFDIKFLDDDNVEKYVWQTSWGISTRIVGGLIMMHGDDAGLRLPPKVAPIQVVIVPIIFEKTKALVLEKAEMLAKALGRVEAFGKRLRVKLDASEQQSPGWKFNQYEMMGVPLRIEVGPKDVENESVKVVERVTGEKGFIPVNFDDLNFNPDEFVNRLEEAQAKLRQASAADLSARTIPVSSREEFEDVVCGNKGFALVNWGGGAAEEIEIKERTSATLRVLLDPVESANMECFWSGRPARRRAVFAQSY